In Mycobacterium stomatepiae, the following are encoded in one genomic region:
- a CDS encoding sulfotransferase family protein, translating into MTDAVRLTDLARPQFSAEGQQILDMMAMMAAQCPLDADALHAQASADTGLHDFGPDDYRERLDVYLAALREIDGLHDAGVVNFYGQLLQLLKNRLLLTDLLRRHPEINDIELRSPIVIAGLPRTGTTHLHNLLAAPPTFRTMPYWESNEPFPLPNEIGVEPDPRRTRMDVAVGVVNLVMPHFPLMHEMTTDHVHEEIQLLANDISTMLFETLAEVPRWRDYYRAHDQTPHYQYLATQLKAMQFLRGGRRWLLKSPQHLEQVRVLDRVFPDSIVVFTHRDPVPVALSMVAMITYSARMHRSPVPVELIANSWIDRLDQMLTALVHDRDAIGPQRSIDIRFNDFMTDEFAVAERVYALAGEPFNDAARQPIADYLAGHRRGRLGNVETSCEMFGLQESELRERFAPYVERFLK; encoded by the coding sequence GTGACCGACGCCGTTCGCTTAACCGACCTTGCCCGGCCGCAATTCAGCGCCGAGGGCCAGCAGATCCTGGACATGATGGCCATGATGGCTGCGCAGTGCCCGTTGGACGCCGACGCACTGCACGCACAGGCCAGCGCCGACACCGGCCTGCACGATTTCGGGCCTGACGACTACCGGGAACGCCTCGACGTCTACCTCGCCGCGCTGCGCGAGATCGACGGGCTGCACGACGCCGGAGTCGTGAACTTCTACGGGCAACTGCTGCAGCTACTCAAGAACCGGCTGCTGCTGACCGACCTACTGCGTCGGCACCCCGAGATCAACGACATCGAACTGCGCTCGCCAATCGTCATCGCCGGGCTGCCCCGCACCGGCACCACCCACCTGCATAACCTGCTGGCCGCGCCGCCCACCTTCCGCACCATGCCGTACTGGGAAAGTAACGAGCCTTTTCCATTGCCGAATGAGATTGGCGTCGAACCGGATCCGCGCCGGACGCGGATGGACGTCGCCGTCGGGGTGGTCAACCTGGTGATGCCGCATTTCCCGCTGATGCACGAGATGACCACCGACCACGTGCACGAAGAGATCCAGCTGCTGGCCAACGACATCTCCACGATGCTCTTCGAGACGCTGGCCGAGGTGCCGCGCTGGCGTGACTACTACCGGGCCCACGACCAGACGCCGCATTATCAATACCTGGCCACCCAGCTCAAGGCAATGCAGTTCCTGCGCGGTGGCCGGCGCTGGCTACTCAAGTCGCCACAGCATCTCGAGCAGGTGCGAGTGCTCGATCGGGTTTTCCCGGACAGCATCGTCGTGTTCACTCACCGCGACCCGGTGCCGGTGGCGCTGTCGATGGTCGCGATGATCACTTACTCCGCCCGCATGCACCGCTCGCCGGTGCCGGTGGAGCTGATCGCCAACTCTTGGATCGATCGCCTCGACCAGATGCTGACCGCGCTCGTGCACGACCGTGACGCCATCGGTCCGCAGCGCTCGATCGACATCCGGTTCAACGATTTCATGACCGACGAGTTCGCTGTCGCCGAGCGGGTCTACGCGCTGGCCGGTGAACCGTTCAACGACGCGGCCCGCCAGCCGATCGCCGACTACCTGGCGGGCCATCGGCGCGGCAGGTTGGGCAATGTCGAGACGTCGTGCGAAATGTTCGGTTTGCAGGAGAGCGAGCTACGCGAACGGTTCGCGCCTTATGTCGAGCGGTTCCTGAAATAG
- a CDS encoding TetR/AcrR family transcriptional regulator, which translates to MVVDFGRPRDPRIDGAVLRATVELLAETGYPGLLVSAIAERAGTSKPAIYRRWPSKAHLVHEAVFPIGAATEIPDTGSLPEDLREMVRRSMTFMATPAARAALPGLVGEMAADPALHSKLLERFAGIIGGGLAECLQRAAARGEISGDVTATELSEAIAGITLIGLLTRPDELDPERGGAWVDRTTSLLLKGISA; encoded by the coding sequence ATGGTTGTAGACTTTGGCCGGCCTCGTGACCCGCGTATCGACGGCGCGGTGCTGCGCGCCACCGTCGAGCTGCTCGCCGAGACGGGCTATCCCGGGCTGTTGGTCTCGGCGATCGCCGAGCGAGCCGGCACCAGCAAGCCCGCGATCTACCGCCGCTGGCCCAGTAAGGCGCACCTGGTGCACGAGGCGGTGTTCCCGATCGGCGCCGCGACCGAGATCCCCGACACCGGGTCGCTGCCGGAGGATCTGCGCGAGATGGTCCGTCGTTCAATGACTTTCATGGCCACACCGGCCGCCAGGGCGGCGCTGCCGGGGCTGGTCGGCGAGATGGCGGCCGACCCGGCCCTGCATTCCAAACTGCTGGAACGCTTCGCCGGCATCATCGGCGGCGGCCTCGCCGAGTGCCTGCAGCGGGCCGCGGCGCGCGGCGAGATCTCCGGCGACGTGACCGCTACCGAACTCAGCGAGGCCATCGCCGGCATCACGCTGATCGGCCTGCTGACCCGCCCGGACGAACTCGACCCTGAACGTGGGGGGGCCTGGGTCGACCGCACCACCTCGTTGCTCCTGAAAGGAATCAGCGCATGA
- a CDS encoding DUF1214 domain-containing protein, whose translation MTHESTVAWRELLATIGELDRSFLEGDRAVTDDRHIADGYRMLATTLGVAFDTYLFPEPGRPQFVAVNTPFRRDRRWGGDNTDAYYFICPVDEERRYRISGNKGDSVYFSVTAYNEPSPGAWSDRIVAIIRDTDLDIGADGDFSFEFPPTADAVVLMTRDYQANPLTGRPMTWNIEALDDPEPIRHGNAETAASLRAAAAWMRTMGAIVPLPVGTRVDDQHGLGHETAYAASEFAAPYQVPDANFGWSARDACYAYGSFVLDDEALVITHRPPSCRFWNLVVWNQFMATYGDKDARSSLNNHTAVLNSDGSVTIVLSASTSAHPNSLTTLGYPRGNLAFRWFLSDGVPERPDVQLVKAIDAPTAVR comes from the coding sequence ATGACGCACGAATCGACGGTCGCGTGGAGAGAGCTGCTGGCCACCATCGGCGAGCTCGACCGCTCCTTCCTGGAGGGCGACCGAGCGGTGACCGACGACCGGCACATTGCCGACGGCTACCGCATGCTGGCGACCACCCTGGGCGTCGCCTTCGACACCTACCTGTTCCCCGAGCCCGGCCGTCCGCAGTTCGTCGCGGTCAATACCCCGTTCCGTCGCGATCGCCGGTGGGGTGGCGACAACACCGACGCGTACTACTTCATCTGCCCGGTCGATGAGGAGCGACGGTATCGCATCAGCGGCAACAAGGGCGACAGCGTGTACTTCTCGGTGACCGCCTACAACGAGCCCTCGCCGGGCGCGTGGTCTGATCGCATCGTCGCGATCATCCGCGACACCGATCTCGACATCGGCGCCGACGGCGACTTCTCCTTCGAATTCCCGCCGACGGCCGACGCCGTCGTGCTGATGACCCGCGACTACCAGGCCAACCCGCTAACCGGTCGCCCGATGACCTGGAATATCGAGGCGCTCGACGATCCGGAGCCGATCCGGCATGGCAACGCCGAAACCGCGGCCAGCCTTCGTGCCGCTGCCGCCTGGATGCGGACGATGGGTGCCATCGTTCCGCTTCCGGTCGGTACACGGGTCGACGACCAACACGGGCTGGGTCACGAAACCGCCTACGCCGCAAGCGAATTCGCCGCGCCCTATCAGGTGCCCGACGCCAACTTCGGCTGGTCGGCCCGCGACGCGTGCTACGCCTACGGCAGTTTCGTGCTCGACGACGAGGCGCTCGTAATCACCCACCGCCCGCCGTCGTGCCGGTTCTGGAACCTGGTGGTGTGGAACCAGTTCATGGCGACCTACGGCGACAAGGATGCCCGCTCTTCGCTCAACAACCACACCGCCGTGCTCAACAGCGACGGCTCCGTCACGATCGTGTTGTCGGCCAGCACGAGCGCACACCCGAATTCGCTGACGACGCTGGGGTATCCGCGCGGCAACCTGGCGTTCCGGTGGTTCCTGTCCGACGGGGTACCGGAGCGCCCCGACGTGCAACTGGTCAAGGCCATCGACGCACCGACCGCCGTGCGCTGA
- a CDS encoding LLM class flavin-dependent oxidoreductase, producing the protein MRTATTVELSGGSDEVAQVVTLAVEAEHLGLDVCFVAEAWGADAPSALGYLAARTDKMLLGSGILQVGTRSPVLVAQTAITLSNLSNGRFLLGLGASGPQVIEGLHGVSFTRPLARISETIDIVRQVFAGGKISHSGKEFQIPRPGEAVPMRVSNAPAHAIPIYLATLSPAMLRLTGEIADGWLGTSFVPEGAAEAYFAHLDEGLAVAGRTRADIDICQGAEVAFAADEDELSGMVAGRKKELAFSLGGMGSSSTNFYNQAYSRQGWADVAAAVRERWQTGDRDGAAQLVTDDMVLGTTLIGTEEMVRARLAVWRDAGVNTVRLYPAGETLDAKLATLGRAIELVRQT; encoded by the coding sequence ATGCGCACCGCGACGACGGTCGAGTTATCCGGCGGCAGTGACGAAGTCGCCCAGGTGGTGACGCTGGCCGTCGAAGCCGAACACCTGGGACTTGACGTGTGCTTTGTCGCCGAGGCGTGGGGTGCGGACGCTCCGTCGGCGCTGGGCTACCTCGCCGCGCGTACCGACAAGATGCTGCTGGGTTCCGGAATCCTGCAGGTCGGCACCCGGTCGCCGGTGCTGGTCGCCCAGACCGCGATCACGCTGTCCAACCTGTCGAACGGGCGGTTCCTGCTGGGGCTGGGCGCCTCGGGGCCGCAGGTGATCGAGGGCCTGCACGGAGTCTCGTTCACCCGGCCGCTCGCGCGGATCTCCGAAACCATCGACATCGTGCGGCAGGTGTTCGCCGGAGGCAAGATCTCGCATTCCGGCAAGGAATTTCAGATCCCTCGCCCCGGTGAGGCGGTGCCGATGCGGGTGTCGAACGCGCCCGCGCACGCCATTCCGATCTATCTGGCCACGTTGTCCCCGGCGATGCTGCGGCTCACCGGCGAGATCGCCGACGGCTGGCTGGGCACCAGCTTCGTTCCCGAGGGTGCGGCCGAGGCGTACTTCGCCCACCTCGACGAGGGCCTGGCAGTCGCCGGGCGCACCCGCGCCGACATCGACATCTGTCAGGGCGCCGAGGTCGCGTTCGCGGCCGACGAGGACGAACTGAGCGGCATGGTCGCCGGCCGCAAGAAGGAGCTCGCGTTCAGCCTTGGCGGCATGGGGTCGTCGAGCACGAACTTCTACAACCAGGCCTACAGCCGGCAGGGCTGGGCCGACGTCGCCGCCGCCGTGCGCGAGCGCTGGCAGACCGGCGACCGCGACGGCGCCGCACAGCTGGTGACCGACGACATGGTGCTGGGCACCACGCTGATTGGCACCGAGGAGATGGTCCGCGCGCGGCTGGCGGTGTGGCGCGACGCCGGCGTCAACACCGTGCGGCTCTATCCCGCCGGCGAGACGCTCGATGCCAAGCTCGCGACGCTGGGCCGCGCGATCGAACTGGTCCGGCAGACCTAG
- a CDS encoding SRPBCC family protein: protein MGCVEWTGARYADKPTVEVSTWIDADPSRVWNLISDIKLMPTFSNELQSVEWTGGADGPRVGARFVGHSQHDAFGEWSTTSHIVACEQPKEFAWAVGDAAHPSSTWRFRLAPRDGGTSLSYWMQMGPGRSGLSVAIDSMPDKEEKIVFVRMREFETAISKTLAAIKRLAEHGVR from the coding sequence ATGGGCTGCGTGGAGTGGACCGGTGCACGATATGCGGATAAGCCGACGGTGGAAGTCTCGACGTGGATCGACGCCGATCCGTCCCGGGTCTGGAACCTGATCTCGGATATCAAACTGATGCCGACGTTCAGCAATGAGTTGCAGTCCGTCGAGTGGACCGGCGGCGCCGATGGCCCCAGGGTCGGTGCCCGGTTCGTCGGACACAGCCAGCACGACGCGTTCGGTGAATGGAGCACCACCTCGCACATCGTCGCCTGCGAGCAGCCGAAAGAATTCGCCTGGGCGGTCGGCGACGCCGCGCACCCATCGTCGACCTGGCGGTTCCGGCTGGCACCCCGAGATGGCGGTACCAGCCTGAGCTACTGGATGCAGATGGGGCCGGGACGCTCCGGGCTGTCGGTGGCGATCGACTCGATGCCGGACAAGGAAGAAAAGATCGTGTTCGTGCGGATGCGCGAATTCGAGACGGCGATCAGCAAGACCCTGGCGGCAATCAAGAGGCTGGCCGAACACGGGGTGCGCTGA